One bacterium genomic window carries:
- the atpF gene encoding F0F1 ATP synthase subunit B — protein MGLQNILNIEPGSILWTIITFLIVVWIVGKFGWKPIIKGLTDRENSIRNDLETAKAEREKAGALLADYQQAMANAKKEAAEIIQKAQDQAERHRAEMEVLAKEQGQKLLEKARVDIERESESAKADLARHVAELTAKATSRLLGRVIDDKEHEKLIMEALKEDR, from the coding sequence ATGGGCCTGCAAAATATCCTCAATATCGAACCCGGTTCTATTCTATGGACGATCATTACATTCTTGATCGTTGTTTGGATAGTCGGCAAATTCGGCTGGAAGCCAATCATCAAAGGGTTGACGGACCGCGAAAACTCGATCCGCAACGATCTCGAGACAGCAAAGGCTGAACGTGAAAAAGCCGGTGCCTTATTGGCCGACTATCAGCAGGCCATGGCTAATGCCAAGAAGGAAGCCGCGGAGATTATTCAAAAGGCTCAGGATCAAGCTGAAAGGCACCGGGCCGAGATGGAGGTCCTTGCCAAAGAGCAGGGGCAAAAACTGCTGGAAAAGGCTCGTGTCGATATCGAACGCGAATCCGAGTCCGCTAAAGCTGATCTGGCGCGACATGTCGCCGAACTTACTGCCAAGGCAACATCCCGACTCTTGGGACGCGTTATTGATGACAAAGAGCACGAAAAGCTCATTATGGAAGCATTGAAGGAGGACCGTTGA
- a CDS encoding F0F1 ATP synthase subunit C codes for MELGNGLALLGAGLGAGLFALGAGIGIGSIGKGAMDGIARQPESAGKIQGAALVMAGLVEGAALFAFLICILIWTK; via the coding sequence ATGGAACTCGGAAACGGACTCGCTTTGCTCGGCGCCGGATTGGGCGCTGGACTCTTTGCTCTCGGTGCTGGTATCGGCATCGGCTCTATCGGTAAAGGTGCCATGGACGGTATTGCACGTCAACCGGAATCTGCCGGCAAAATTCAGGGTGCCGCCCTCGTCATGGCCGGACTGGTCGAAGGTGCAGCCCTCTTTGCTTTCTTGATCTGCATCCTCATCTGGACCAAGTAA
- the atpH gene encoding ATP synthase F1 subunit delta, protein MKGFEGALGLRYARSLFQASLKAECAADVERDLAAIAAIYKENRELPVLLASPSLGNAKRRAILMSIADKAGFCEMTRRFIDLLLEKSRLEILESIPDRFHKLFRDHQGEVEVTVSTAVPLSDAMKQSVTQSIAAKSGKKPVVTYHVNPALIGGIVVQYPDHILDGSLARKVQDLGKRMAAAV, encoded by the coding sequence TTGAAAGGTTTTGAAGGCGCGCTTGGCCTACGCTACGCTCGTTCTCTCTTTCAAGCTTCCTTGAAAGCGGAGTGCGCCGCCGATGTCGAACGTGATCTTGCTGCAATTGCGGCAATCTACAAGGAAAACCGTGAATTGCCTGTGCTGCTCGCAAGTCCAAGTCTCGGCAACGCCAAGCGTCGTGCCATCCTGATGAGCATCGCTGACAAGGCGGGTTTCTGCGAAATGACTCGCCGGTTTATCGATCTGCTGCTCGAAAAATCTAGACTCGAAATCCTCGAGTCCATTCCAGACCGTTTTCACAAACTCTTTCGTGATCATCAAGGTGAAGTCGAAGTCACGGTGTCAACCGCTGTTCCGCTGTCCGATGCAATGAAGCAAAGTGTCACACAGAGTATCGCCGCCAAAAGCGGTAAGAAACCGGTCGTTACCTATCATGTGAATCCTGCGCTAATCGGCGGGATTGTCGTTCAATATCCCGATCACATTCTCGACGGTTCGCTCGCGCGAAAAGTTCAAGATCTCGGCAAACGCATGGCAGCCGCTGTCTGA
- a CDS encoding AtpZ/AtpI family protein produces MFHATARSLPRPELLESFQPPRQDPLAIGLTIVAATALFGIIGWWIDSKLKTFPLLMTVGAVVGFAAALYRTILLIRNLDNSDKSDQRE; encoded by the coding sequence TTGTTCCACGCAACCGCCCGGTCTCTGCCGCGTCCTGAGTTGCTTGAAAGCTTTCAGCCGCCCCGCCAGGACCCTCTGGCCATTGGCCTCACAATTGTCGCAGCAACAGCTTTGTTTGGAATTATCGGCTGGTGGATTGATTCAAAATTGAAGACCTTTCCGCTGCTGATGACGGTCGGCGCGGTAGTTGGCTTCGCGGCCGCTTTGTATCGCACGATCCTGTTGATTCGCAACCTTGACAACTCAGACAAATCCGATCAAAGGGAATGA
- the atpB gene encoding F0F1 ATP synthase subunit A: MNLSRLLIVIGIAAVCGLALAKEKPRVAAAGQQQEHANAETHGHEDGLGTTLVHILEHHLVDSDHMELFGLDIHLPTFEFGNFKFTLTKHRLWWLIALSLMGLLVWSAARQKTQVPTGLRNALEGLIGFVRNEVVKPNLHEKTDFFMPYFMSLFTGILFSNLLGLLPWGSSATGNVNVTAGLALCTLSLMVGMGIRVNGLGGFLHHFAPPGVPGWLMPLMIIIEIVSFLIRPFALTIRLFANMLAGHAVLAVLLGLIVSLMFAAPAIAVAVGVFLLEIIVALIQSYIFIMLTATFMGLTMHPSH, encoded by the coding sequence ATGAACTTATCACGGTTACTTATCGTCATTGGTATCGCTGCGGTCTGCGGCCTTGCGCTGGCCAAGGAAAAACCGCGTGTCGCTGCCGCTGGGCAGCAGCAAGAGCACGCGAATGCTGAGACGCATGGACATGAAGACGGACTTGGAACGACGCTTGTACATATTCTTGAACACCACCTTGTTGATTCAGATCACATGGAGCTGTTCGGTCTCGATATTCACCTTCCCACGTTCGAATTCGGAAACTTCAAATTCACCCTTACCAAGCACCGCTTGTGGTGGTTGATCGCCCTCTCACTGATGGGGTTACTGGTCTGGTCTGCGGCGCGCCAAAAGACTCAGGTTCCGACAGGGCTCCGCAATGCCCTGGAAGGCTTGATCGGATTTGTCCGAAATGAAGTTGTAAAACCGAATTTGCATGAGAAGACGGATTTCTTCATGCCCTACTTCATGTCGCTGTTTACCGGCATTCTGTTTTCAAATCTGCTCGGTCTCCTTCCTTGGGGAAGTTCCGCGACTGGCAATGTTAACGTTACCGCCGGCCTGGCCCTATGCACTCTTAGCTTGATGGTCGGCATGGGAATACGGGTTAACGGCCTCGGCGGATTTCTGCATCACTTCGCGCCTCCCGGCGTTCCCGGATGGCTGATGCCGCTGATGATCATTATCGAAATCGTCAGTTTCTTGATTCGCCCCTTTGCGCTGACGATTCGTCTCTTTGCAAATATGCTCGCCGGGCACGCTGTGCTCGCCGTGCTGCTCGGACTCATTGTTAGCTTGATGTTTGCCGCACCTGCTATCGCTGTGGCAGTTGGCGTTTTCCTGCTCGAAATAATCGTGGCCCTGATTCAGAGCTACATCTTCATCATGCTGACGGCAACGTTCATGGGACTGACCATGCACCCGTCCCATTGA